A single region of the Vagococcus teuberi genome encodes:
- the lgt gene encoding prolipoprotein diacylglyceryl transferase: MIAAINPTAFHIFGIGIQWYAIIIVSGIVLVSWLATKEAVRVGLKEDDVIDMMLWALPISIIGARLYYVIFEWQYYSQNPIEIFAIRNGGLAIYGGLIAGGLVLYFYTRHHFINTWTFLDVAAPSVLLAQAIGRWGNFMNHEAFGEITTKGFLMKLHLPNFIIENMYIDGAYRQPTFLYESSWNVLGFIIIILLRRKEHFFKQGEIALTYVLWYSFGRFFIEGMRTDSLMFFGGLRVSQILSAVLFIGAMILIAIRRRNKELPYYNRSYSIK; the protein is encoded by the coding sequence ATGATTGCAGCGATAAATCCGACAGCTTTTCATATTTTTGGTATAGGCATTCAGTGGTATGCGATTATCATCGTGTCAGGAATAGTCCTTGTGTCATGGTTGGCAACCAAAGAGGCTGTTCGAGTTGGATTAAAAGAAGATGATGTTATTGATATGATGTTATGGGCGTTACCCATTTCGATTATTGGAGCAAGGCTGTACTATGTTATATTTGAGTGGCAATATTACTCACAGAATCCTATCGAAATTTTTGCGATACGAAATGGTGGGCTCGCAATATATGGTGGATTAATTGCCGGTGGACTGGTACTGTATTTTTACACGCGACATCATTTCATTAATACATGGACGTTTCTAGATGTTGCAGCACCAAGTGTGTTGTTAGCACAAGCAATCGGGAGATGGGGGAACTTCATGAATCATGAAGCCTTTGGAGAAATTACAACCAAAGGGTTCCTTATGAAACTTCATCTACCTAATTTTATTATTGAAAATATGTATATTGATGGGGCGTATAGACAACCAACGTTTCTATACGAAAGTTCATGGAATGTGTTAGGGTTTATCATTATAATTTTACTAAGACGAAAAGAACATTTCTTTAAGCAAGGTGAAATTGCTTTAACATATGTTTTATGGTATTCATTTGGGCGTTTCTTCATCGAAGGAATGAGAACAGATAGTTTGATGTTCTTTGGTGGCTTGAGAGTGTCACAAATACTATCTGCTGTTTTGTTTATTGGAGCAATGATTCTAATAGCAATTCGACGTCGTAATAAAGAGTTACCATACTATAATCGCTCGTATAGTATTAAATAA
- the hprK gene encoding HPr(Ser) kinase/phosphatase encodes MVQVKDIVNQLHLDVYSGEDFLNHTVTSSEISRPGLELTGYFNYYPYDRIQVLGMKEITFIEKMTSAEKSMIFKKLCNEDTPCFVIARGLSIPEELVNAANKKEIPIIQSTISTSRLSGMISNFLESQLAERVSIHGVLVEVYGLGVLIQGSSGIGKSETGLELIKKGHRLIADDRVDIYRQDERTVIGESPKILEHLMEIRGVGIIDVMNLFGASAVRNHAHISLVVNLQDWSVDNTFDRLGSGTESIDLAHVPVPKITIPVSNGRNVATIIEVAAMNFRAKTMGYDATKKFENNLAQLIAENSESDKEFDK; translated from the coding sequence ATGGTTCAAGTTAAAGATATTGTTAATCAACTTCACTTAGATGTTTATTCAGGAGAGGATTTTTTAAATCATACTGTTACTTCTAGTGAAATATCAAGACCAGGATTGGAATTGACAGGCTACTTTAATTATTATCCATATGACCGAATCCAAGTCCTAGGGATGAAAGAAATTACCTTTATAGAAAAAATGACATCTGCTGAAAAATCAATGATTTTTAAAAAATTATGCAATGAAGACACACCTTGTTTTGTTATTGCACGAGGTCTGAGTATACCAGAAGAATTAGTTAATGCGGCAAATAAAAAAGAAATACCGATTATACAGTCAACAATCTCTACCTCACGTTTGTCTGGGATGATTTCAAATTTCTTAGAAAGTCAATTAGCAGAACGTGTGTCGATTCATGGCGTGCTTGTTGAAGTCTATGGATTAGGGGTATTAATTCAAGGAAGCAGTGGTATTGGAAAAAGTGAAACAGGTCTTGAGTTAATTAAAAAAGGACATCGCTTGATTGCAGATGATCGTGTCGATATTTACCGTCAAGACGAACGAACAGTCATAGGTGAGTCACCAAAAATTTTAGAGCATTTAATGGAAATTCGTGGTGTTGGTATTATTGATGTGATGAATTTGTTTGGGGCAAGTGCTGTGAGAAATCATGCCCATATCTCACTAGTTGTCAACTTACAAGACTGGAGTGTCGACAATACGTTCGACAGATTAGGTTCTGGTACAGAATCAATTGATTTAGCTCATGTTCCAGTACCAAAAATTACGATTCCAGTTTCCAATGGACGTAACGTTGCGACCATTATTGAAGTCGCTGCGATGAACTTTAGAGCTAAAACAATGGGGTATGATGCGACGAAAAAATTTGAAAATAATTTAGCACAATTAATTGCTGAAAATTCTGAGAGTGATAAGGAGTTTGATAAATGA
- a CDS encoding NAD(P)H-dependent glycerol-3-phosphate dehydrogenase: protein MKQKIAVLGAGSWGTALAMVLVENGHDVTIWGNKETQINEINEKHTNTHYLKEITLPTELVATINLEEAIKDADAVLFVVPTKAMRDVSKQFNEVCQNKPIVIHASKGLEQDTHKRITEVLEEEISPSHREAIVVLSGPSHAEEVAVKDVTTITAASSSMEAAEYVQKLFSNDYFRVYTNSDVIGVEMGAALKNIIALGSGALKGLGYGDNARAAIMTRGLAEISRLGVAMGANPLTFIGLSGVGDLAVTCASEHSRNFRAGYLLGKGNSLDDVLDNMGMIVEGVYTTKAAYELAQERQIEMPITEAIYDVIYNDKDVSSTVKNIMLREHKSEQEL, encoded by the coding sequence ATGAAACAAAAAATTGCTGTTTTAGGAGCAGGATCATGGGGCACAGCTCTAGCTATGGTTCTCGTAGAAAATGGTCATGATGTGACGATTTGGGGAAATAAAGAAACGCAAATAAATGAAATAAATGAGAAGCACACAAATACGCATTACTTAAAGGAAATAACGTTACCAACGGAATTAGTGGCAACAATTAATCTAGAAGAAGCGATTAAAGACGCTGATGCTGTATTATTTGTTGTGCCGACAAAAGCGATGCGAGATGTATCGAAACAATTTAATGAAGTTTGTCAAAATAAACCAATTGTCATCCATGCAAGTAAAGGCTTAGAGCAAGACACACATAAACGTATTACTGAAGTACTTGAAGAAGAAATTTCTCCAAGTCATCGTGAAGCGATTGTAGTATTGTCTGGGCCAAGTCATGCTGAAGAAGTGGCTGTAAAAGATGTGACAACAATTACGGCAGCATCAAGCTCAATGGAAGCTGCTGAATACGTTCAAAAGTTATTTTCAAATGATTATTTTAGAGTATATACCAACAGTGATGTGATTGGTGTCGAGATGGGCGCTGCGTTAAAAAATATTATTGCGCTTGGATCTGGTGCTTTAAAAGGGTTAGGTTATGGCGATAATGCACGTGCGGCTATTATGACACGTGGATTAGCTGAAATTAGTCGATTAGGTGTGGCAATGGGGGCGAACCCTTTAACATTTATTGGCTTAAGTGGTGTCGGTGATTTAGCTGTAACGTGTGCTAGTGAACACTCTCGTAACTTTAGAGCAGGATACTTGTTAGGAAAAGGCAACTCTTTAGATGATGTGCTAGATAATATGGGCATGATTGTTGAAGGGGTTTATACAACAAAAGCGGCATATGAACTAGCGCAAGAAAGACAAATTGAAATGCCAATTACTGAAGCGATTTATGATGTTATTTATAACGATAAAGATGTGTCATCAACAGTTAAAAATATTATGCTTAGAGAACATAAATCTGAGCAGGAATTATAA
- a CDS encoding nucleoid-associated protein yields the protein MEINKAILHIIDKDSGQLICSQAELDLREFYVSQYMETVLKRLDKGEYKHGILSEDNEIVPFIKEVETDFIKATQDIAQSMFDVLAISEDAPSGDVLFLDMQDLEENHSLVVIKFNYKPQFTHHVTYVDDVMQNNIILNRTVFPSVTQKIDECFIVNLNDLATRVIEKRYMFEGEKRFYFTERLLQLDPLPTVSEKLKIVKKAVKQVAKRYNEEEYVSMSQAQQAIFESIESDGIIDTQKVADVVFKGNISAKEEYQEIIEKTKFTEDIPENIVKYEKKYSKQKFKLANGIELSIPSDVFNDPNMVEFINNPDGTVSVMIKNIEEIISKF from the coding sequence ATGGAAATAAATAAAGCGATTTTGCACATTATTGATAAAGATTCAGGTCAATTGATTTGTTCACAAGCTGAACTTGACTTACGAGAATTTTATGTGAGTCAGTATATGGAAACTGTTTTAAAAAGACTTGATAAAGGGGAATACAAGCATGGTATATTGTCTGAAGACAATGAGATTGTTCCTTTTATTAAAGAAGTGGAAACAGATTTTATTAAGGCAACACAAGATATTGCGCAATCGATGTTTGATGTGTTAGCTATTAGTGAGGATGCACCAAGTGGGGATGTGTTGTTTTTAGATATGCAAGATTTAGAGGAAAATCACTCGTTAGTGGTGATTAAATTTAACTATAAGCCGCAGTTCACTCATCACGTAACTTATGTAGATGACGTGATGCAAAACAACATCATTTTAAATCGAACAGTGTTTCCTTCAGTAACCCAGAAAATAGATGAGTGTTTTATCGTTAATTTGAATGACTTAGCCACACGAGTGATTGAAAAACGTTACATGTTTGAAGGTGAGAAACGCTTCTACTTTACAGAACGATTACTACAGCTTGATCCACTTCCAACTGTTAGTGAGAAGTTAAAAATTGTTAAAAAGGCAGTTAAACAAGTCGCAAAACGATACAACGAAGAAGAATATGTCAGTATGAGCCAAGCACAACAAGCTATTTTTGAAAGTATCGAATCTGATGGAATCATTGACACACAAAAAGTGGCAGATGTTGTGTTTAAAGGCAATATTTCTGCCAAAGAAGAGTATCAAGAGATTATTGAGAAAACCAAATTCACAGAAGACATTCCAGAAAATATTGTGAAATATGAAAAAAAATACAGTAAACAAAAGTTTAAATTAGCAAATGGGATTGAATTATCTATCCCAAGTGATGTGTTTAACGATCCAAACATGGTTGAATTTATTAATAATCCTGATGGCACCGTATCAGTAATGATAAAAAATATTGAAGAAATCATAAGTAAGTTTTAA
- the galU gene encoding UTP--glucose-1-phosphate uridylyltransferase GalU, whose translation MVKVKKAVIPAAGLGTRFLPATKAMAKEMLPIVDKPTIQFIVEEALASGIEDILIVTGKAKRPIEDHFDSNLELETNLKEKGKLELLELVEETTGLNLHFIRQSHPLGLGHAVLQAKSFVGNEPFVVMLGDDIMEDDIPLTKQLINDYDATHASTLAVMEVPKEDVSKYGIINPGGEVAKNLFNVKNFVEKPPVEKAPSNMAIIGRYLLTPEIFQVLEEQEPGAGGEIQLTDAIDTLNKTQRVFAHNFTGIRYDVGDKFGYMKTSIEYGLKHPQIKDDLAQLILDLSEDIKKEKGITTKKTESKKTEKE comes from the coding sequence ATGGTTAAAGTTAAAAAGGCTGTTATTCCAGCAGCAGGGTTAGGAACGCGTTTTTTACCAGCAACAAAAGCAATGGCAAAAGAGATGTTACCAATTGTTGATAAACCAACGATTCAATTTATCGTAGAAGAAGCACTTGCTTCAGGGATTGAAGATATTTTAATCGTCACAGGCAAGGCAAAACGCCCAATCGAAGATCATTTTGATTCAAACTTAGAACTTGAAACAAACTTAAAAGAAAAGGGTAAATTAGAGTTATTAGAGCTTGTTGAAGAAACAACTGGTCTAAACTTACACTTTATTCGTCAATCACATCCTTTAGGGTTAGGTCATGCTGTCTTGCAAGCAAAATCATTTGTAGGCAATGAGCCATTTGTCGTGATGCTAGGTGATGATATTATGGAAGATGATATTCCTTTAACAAAACAATTAATCAATGACTATGATGCGACTCATGCTTCGACACTTGCTGTGATGGAGGTGCCAAAAGAAGATGTGTCAAAATATGGCATCATTAACCCAGGTGGTGAAGTAGCTAAAAACTTGTTCAATGTCAAAAACTTTGTAGAAAAACCACCAGTAGAAAAAGCACCAAGTAATATGGCGATTATCGGTCGTTACCTATTAACACCAGAAATTTTCCAAGTTCTTGAAGAACAGGAACCAGGAGCTGGAGGAGAAATCCAATTAACAGATGCGATTGATACATTAAATAAAACACAACGTGTATTTGCACATAACTTTACTGGAATTCGTTATGATGTTGGTGACAAATTTGGCTATATGAAAACAAGTATTGAATATGGTTTGAAACATCCTCAAATTAAAGATGATTTAGCCCAACTTATTTTAGATTTGAGTGAAGACATCAAAAAAGAAAAAGGCATCACAACAAAAAAAACTGAGAGTAAAAAAACTGAGAAGGAATAA
- a CDS encoding alpha/beta fold hydrolase: MKTITKERMIEHIPVLEVVPEDYQYDELPCIVFYHGWQTSKELALTPARKLAQLNNRVIIPDAMYHGSRRVENRSKIPSFTFWSSIQHNLIEFNLIKDYLYKKQFVLNNQLSVAGFSMGGMTSAGLLTKHPDITSAAILMGTPDYQGFIDRLVFYSKQRNIQLPQDLEDSLSWTKHYDLNAQPEKISDRPIYFWHGTKDEKVPYHASHDFFETYRHKSFGQQMVFDTGIDEPHILTIDTMKTMATFLDKHFTH, from the coding sequence ATGAAAACTATTACGAAAGAGAGAATGATAGAACATATTCCAGTTCTTGAAGTAGTTCCTGAGGATTATCAATATGACGAACTTCCGTGCATCGTATTTTATCACGGTTGGCAAACCTCAAAAGAACTTGCTTTAACTCCTGCGAGGAAACTTGCACAACTAAATAATCGGGTAATTATACCTGATGCAATGTATCACGGTTCAAGACGTGTTGAAAATCGTTCAAAAATTCCATCATTTACTTTTTGGTCTAGCATTCAACATAATTTAATTGAGTTTAATCTAATTAAAGATTATTTATATAAAAAACAATTCGTTCTAAATAACCAACTTTCTGTTGCTGGTTTTTCCATGGGTGGTATGACAAGTGCTGGATTACTAACCAAGCATCCCGATATCACCTCTGCTGCAATCTTAATGGGAACACCTGATTATCAGGGATTTATTGACCGATTAGTGTTTTACAGTAAGCAAAGAAATATCCAATTGCCACAAGATTTAGAAGATAGTTTATCATGGACAAAACACTATGATTTAAACGCTCAACCAGAAAAGATTTCAGACCGCCCAATCTATTTTTGGCATGGAACAAAAGATGAAAAAGTCCCATACCATGCAAGTCACGATTTTTTTGAAACCTATCGACATAAATCTTTTGGACAACAAATGGTCTTTGACACAGGGATTGATGAACCCCATATTCTAACAATAGACACGATGAAAACAATGGCGACATTTTTAGATAAACATTTTACACATTAA